One Chlorobaculum limnaeum genomic window carries:
- a CDS encoding isochorismate synthase, whose amino-acid sequence MMQKALQLLEESVKAAIRHKDGPSARSGQPVLERFSAPLGEVDATRWLSAQSLFPKLFWMNREKSEWIAGIGESDRIEISETGPNDRSFLVLDEAMQRKNPQARYIGGFCFNNLQKQNRLWSAFSPGLFILPLVSVEYRDGQASISCSLWLKPGDDRQKALEQLLLTLSELSAGDTPEAAPIPEMTRVDYCPDKAQWIENCETILRNFDEGKLDKVILARQTELSFAGKVPAIRFLLDYPFPENTAYRFYFEPVEGHAFVSFTPERLYRRDGDMLETEALAGTVTKEALKADDIAASELLLNSEKDIREHRFVKDTIYQELQPVCSHIDMQEEVGVLQLNRLAHLLARCKARLLPEFSNDSTVLRQLHPTPAVGGVPREKAMSLILSIEPFCRGWYAAPVGWLSHDAAEFAVGIRSALVNDDKVYLYSGAGLVRGSNPESEWEEVDQKIGDILAITQQTS is encoded by the coding sequence ATGATGCAAAAGGCGCTTCAACTCCTCGAAGAATCGGTGAAAGCCGCGATACGGCACAAAGACGGGCCATCCGCCAGGAGCGGGCAGCCTGTGCTGGAGCGCTTCTCGGCGCCGCTCGGCGAGGTTGACGCCACGCGGTGGCTGTCGGCGCAGAGCCTTTTCCCGAAGCTCTTCTGGATGAACCGCGAAAAGAGCGAGTGGATTGCCGGCATCGGCGAGTCGGATCGCATCGAGATTTCCGAAACCGGCCCCAACGACCGCAGCTTCCTTGTGCTCGACGAGGCCATGCAGCGGAAGAATCCGCAAGCGAGGTACATCGGCGGCTTCTGCTTCAACAATCTCCAGAAACAGAACAGACTCTGGAGCGCGTTCAGCCCCGGGCTGTTCATCCTGCCACTCGTCAGCGTGGAGTACCGCGATGGCCAGGCCTCGATCTCCTGCTCGCTGTGGCTGAAGCCCGGCGACGACCGGCAAAAGGCGCTCGAACAGCTCTTGCTGACCCTCTCGGAGCTCTCTGCCGGTGACACGCCGGAGGCGGCCCCGATACCGGAGATGACGCGGGTCGATTACTGCCCCGACAAGGCGCAATGGATCGAGAACTGCGAGACCATCCTGAGAAATTTCGACGAAGGCAAGCTCGACAAGGTGATTCTCGCCCGCCAGACCGAGCTCTCCTTCGCGGGCAAGGTTCCGGCCATCCGCTTCCTGCTCGACTATCCCTTTCCCGAGAACACCGCATACCGTTTCTACTTCGAGCCGGTCGAGGGGCACGCCTTCGTCAGCTTCACGCCTGAACGCCTCTACCGCCGCGACGGCGACATGCTCGAAACCGAAGCGCTCGCTGGCACCGTCACCAAGGAGGCGCTCAAGGCGGACGACATCGCCGCTTCCGAGCTGCTGCTCAACTCCGAAAAGGACATACGGGAGCACCGCTTCGTCAAGGATACGATCTATCAGGAGTTGCAGCCGGTGTGCAGCCACATTGACATGCAGGAGGAGGTCGGCGTGCTCCAGCTCAACCGCCTCGCCCATCTCCTGGCCAGATGCAAGGCCAGACTTCTTCCGGAGTTCAGCAACGACAGCACCGTGCTGCGCCAGCTCCATCCGACCCCGGCGGTCGGCGGCGTGCCGAGGGAGAAGGCGATGTCGCTGATCCTGTCGATCGAGCCGTTCTGCCGTGGCTGGTACGCCGCGCCGGTGGGCTGGCTCAGCCACGACGCCGCGGAGTTCGCCGTCGGCATCCGCTCGGCGCTCGTTAATGACGACAAGGTCTATCTCTATTCCGGCGCAGGGCTGGTTCGGGGATCGAATCCGGAGTCGGAGTGGGAGGAGGTCGATCAGAAAATCGGGGACATTCTGGCCATAACGCAGCAGACCTCATGA
- the menD gene encoding 2-succinyl-5-enolpyruvyl-6-hydroxy-3-cyclohexene-1-carboxylic-acid synthase: MNSKQITTLWCAVIVEELIRQGAGFFCISPGSRSTPLTLAVASNPKARFRMFPDERSAGFYALGYARATGMPAALVCTSGTAVANYFPAVVEASADAQPMLVLSADRPFELLECGANQTIRQQDMFGSYTRWSFELPEPGMATPLASLLSTIDQAVKRSLGSPAGPVHLNLPFREPLEPEAPDYSHPWAAPLEAWRASGEPWSRFALPLHEPGAESIVALREILAGAERPLLVAGNMSNAADGEAVAALADSLGVPLLADLTSGIRLSANRSPWQLAFQNEAFTDSFRPDVVLHFGGPLIGKQPALAIRKHPPMHYVIVREHPGRLGPDHNVTLTIEASPASVASALEACRVPLTGLECRDAFSAASGIIDEMVCKPGEAVNEISAPRIVSSLAGDGHALFVANSMPARDMDLYAAPVAQKPLQVALNRGVSGIDGIISTAAGFSAGLRKPATLFIGDISFLHDLNALSLLGHPWNPLIVIVLNNNGGGIFSFLPIASVTDRLDECFAAPQNFSVELAARTFGLDYACPPTNRDFTSVYAEALKANRSLVIEVKSDRQQNFLLHRAIKAQLDPIFGNAGCIGAR; encoded by the coding sequence ATGAACAGCAAGCAGATCACCACGCTCTGGTGCGCGGTCATCGTCGAAGAACTGATCCGGCAGGGCGCCGGATTTTTCTGTATCTCCCCCGGCTCCCGTTCGACGCCACTGACCCTTGCCGTGGCCTCGAACCCGAAAGCGCGATTCCGCATGTTCCCCGACGAGCGCTCGGCGGGATTTTACGCGCTCGGCTACGCAAGGGCGACCGGAATGCCTGCCGCGCTGGTCTGCACCTCCGGCACCGCCGTGGCCAACTACTTCCCCGCCGTCGTCGAAGCGTCGGCGGACGCGCAGCCGATGCTCGTGCTCTCGGCTGACCGCCCCTTCGAGCTGCTCGAATGCGGCGCGAACCAGACCATCCGCCAGCAGGATATGTTCGGTTCCTATACGCGATGGAGCTTCGAGCTGCCCGAACCCGGCATGGCGACACCGCTCGCCTCGCTGCTTTCGACGATCGACCAGGCGGTCAAGCGGAGCCTCGGCTCCCCCGCTGGCCCGGTGCACCTGAACCTGCCGTTCCGCGAGCCGCTCGAACCCGAAGCGCCCGACTACTCGCATCCGTGGGCCGCGCCGCTCGAAGCGTGGCGAGCCTCCGGCGAGCCGTGGAGCCGCTTCGCGCTTCCACTGCACGAGCCAGGCGCAGAGAGTATTGTGGCGCTGCGGGAGATTCTCGCTGGAGCCGAGCGACCGCTCCTCGTCGCCGGAAACATGTCGAACGCGGCGGATGGCGAGGCGGTGGCGGCGCTCGCCGACTCGCTCGGCGTACCGCTCCTGGCCGATCTCACCTCCGGCATCCGGCTCTCGGCGAACCGCTCGCCGTGGCAGCTCGCCTTCCAGAACGAAGCCTTTACGGACAGCTTCAGGCCCGATGTGGTGCTCCACTTCGGCGGCCCGCTCATCGGCAAGCAACCGGCGCTCGCCATCCGCAAACATCCGCCGATGCACTACGTAATTGTCCGTGAGCATCCCGGACGCTTAGGCCCCGATCACAACGTCACGCTGACCATCGAAGCCTCGCCCGCCTCGGTCGCTTCGGCGCTCGAAGCGTGCCGCGTGCCGCTGACCGGCCTCGAATGCAGGGACGCTTTTTCGGCGGCCTCCGGCATCATCGACGAAATGGTCTGCAAACCCGGCGAAGCGGTCAACGAAATCTCTGCGCCGCGCATCGTCTCGTCGCTCGCAGGAGACGGGCACGCGCTCTTCGTCGCCAACAGCATGCCCGCGCGGGACATGGATCTGTACGCCGCGCCGGTAGCACAGAAACCGTTGCAGGTGGCGCTCAACCGGGGCGTCAGCGGCATCGACGGCATCATTTCGACCGCCGCCGGATTCTCGGCGGGCCTCCGCAAACCGGCCACGCTGTTCATCGGCGACATCTCCTTCCTGCACGACCTGAACGCCCTCTCGCTGCTTGGCCACCCGTGGAACCCGCTCATCGTCATCGTGCTGAACAACAATGGCGGCGGCATCTTCTCGTTCCTGCCCATCGCCTCCGTGACCGACCGGCTCGACGAATGCTTCGCCGCGCCGCAGAATTTCAGCGTCGAACTGGCCGCCCGCACCTTCGGCCTCGACTACGCCTGCCCGCCGACAAACCGCGATTTCACAAGCGTTTACGCCGAAGCGCTCAAGGCAAACCGGAGCCTCGTCATCGAAGTCAAAAGCGACCGCCAGCAAAACTTCCTCCTGCATCGCGCGATCAAGGCGCAACTCGACCCGATTTTCGGCAACGCCGGCTGCATCGGCGCGCGCTGA